CGATGCGCGTGCCGCGCGTTGAAGCCGATGCGCCGTCCGGCGCGCCCGGGCCTGCGCTCGCCTCGCAGGGACAGAGCGGAGCGGCATCGACGCTCCCTCCGATCGAGGCAGGCGAGCGCATCGGACACCTGCTTCGTTGCAGGCATTATGTATATACCTGTAACGCTGCTTGGCAAGCGCGCCGCGCCGGCTCCGCGAGGGTGGCGGAGATCGTCGAGGGGGGAGAGCGGTGTTCCGTACGCGGGACGCCTCGGCCCGAGCGGATCGGGGTCGCCTTTCTCAGGGGGACAGCCGAGGGGATCGCCGGGGCAGGCGTCGCGACGGGTATCGGGCAGCGGGCGCGGGGAATGGCGGGCAGGATCCGGTGGCGTCGGAAGCGGCCCGGCTCTCGTTCGCCCCGAGGGCGGCCATTCGACCGACGCCGTCACGCATGCGGCTGTCGTCCAGCATCAGGCCGGCACGGCAGGGCGCGGCGCGGGGAACCTCGCCGCCGACCGGGATGAGCCCGCGGTCATGGATCCCCCTTCAACCGGCACCGGCGGGGGATCGCCGCAATCCAATCTTGGAAAAATGTCTATACATGCTGCACGAGGGCTCGCGACCGCGGGGAAAGCGGCCGCCTTTGCCGCTCCTGCCGCGGTAACGCCCGGGGCCGACCGTCGCGCGGGGTGGCGATCGGTTCGGCATGTCGGGATGGAGCCGGCAGAGACCGCCCCTGCCGGCCGCTGGAGCACTTCACGATCGCGTTGCAGCACGGTCCACGACACCGGCAAGAGGCCTGCACCGCTCGTCTCCCCCACCTGCGAGCTCATCCTGAGGTGCGACCGTGAGGGAGCCTCGAAGCAGGGCTCCAGGGATCGCCGTGGTCTTTGGAGCCCTGCTTCGAGGCTGCTGCAAGCAGCAGCACCCCAGGATGAAGCCCCACTTGGGACGGGGTGACATCACGGATGAAATACGGCTGTCTTGTACCGTGACGTTGCAATCGATCGCTGCGCCAGGCCTGTGGTTTTGCCGCATCGTTTGAGTGGAGCTGCGTCCACCTTAGCGGAGCATGCCCTAGAACTTCACTGCGGCGCCGCCGCGCACGGTGTTGAGGTTCAGCTTGTGGCCGTCGAAGTCGTTGAACAGCACGTACTGGTATTCGGCGCGCAGGATCAGGTTGGGCGTGATCGCGTACTCGATGCCGGCCCCGGCCGCGATGCCGCCGACGATCTTCTCCTTGGTCGGCCGGAAGATGTCGGGTGCGGCCAGTACGCTGCTGCCGGGATCGTTCTGCAGGAAGGTCTTATAGCCGTAGTTGTTGACGTAGACCCGCTGTGAGGGATCCGCCGTCTGGTTGCTGCGGTAGGCAGCCTGATCGTACTCGTAGCCGCGCACCGCCACGGTCTGGGCGATCTGCGCCCGTCCGATCGCGAAGCCTCCGGTCACGAACGGCAGGAAGTCGCCGATGGCGTAGCCGACGCGGGCTCGCAGGGTCGCGTAGTCGTCCATCCGCGTCGACGCGTCGCCGGAAAGCTTCGCGCCCCTGAGGTAGCCCGCGCTGTCGATCTGGTAGCGGTTGATCGCGTCGCTGCTGCGCCCGGTCAGGCCGAGATGCGTGTAGTCGAGCTCGACGCCGACGACGGTATCGTCGAACTGGTAGTTCACGCCCGCGAAGGCGCCGAAGCTGGTACCGTCCCGCCGCATGTCGCGCGCATGCATGAGGCCGGACGCACCGAGCGTCGTCTCGATCGCGGTGGCGCGAAGCGCCTGTGCGACGGGGTCGCGGAAGACATCGCCGAAGCCGAAGCTCGCGCTCGACCAGCCGCCATGGCCGCCGACATAGATGCCCTCCCAGTTCGCCAGGGAGGGCGCGGCGGCCGGCTCGTAGCTGCCGCCGCGCAAGACGCCGAAGTCGAGATCCGCGGCCCGCACCGTCACCGGCGCAGCCATGCCCAGCCCGACAAGAACTCCGAAGATCGCGAAACGCATTTGGACCGCCCCCGGCAGATTGATCGGCAGTGGCCGCCGCGCCGTTGTGCCCAGAATGTCTCGGTAACCTTAAGATTGAGTTGCGGATGCACACAGTGCCGTGCATCGTTGCAAAAAGCAGATCGCCCGGTGCGGCGGGCGCACCGGGCGATCGGCTTGTGACGGGACGATGCGATCAGTACGCCAGGCCGCCCAGGCCCGGCAGGGCGAGGCCGTTGCCGAAGGCCCAGCGCAGGCCAACCCGGAACTCGTTGGCGGCGATGTCCTTGATCCGGGTGTTCTGGTTGTAGGCGTCGAACCCGGTGCGGGCCTTGCCGACCTCGAGGTAGCGGTAGTTGGCGTCGATGCTGACGCCGGCGCCGATCTCGTAGGAGATGCCCGCCATCGCCGCCCAGGCGAGGCCGACCGCGGTGTGGTTGGCGCGGGCGTCGAACCCCTGCGCGCCGATTCGGTAGGCGCCGTCGACGCCGCTGCCGCAGGCGGTGGTGAAGCAGGTGGTGCCGGTCCAGGCATCGTGGAAGCGCTTGCTCGCCATGCCGACGCCGGCGCCGACATAGGGCGTGAAGCCCCACCAGGTGCCGAGATCGACGTAGACGTTGAACAGGCCGGTCAGCACGTCGAGCTTGCCCGCCTCGGTGTTGAAGCCCTCGACGAAGTTGGTGCGCGAGGAATAGTCGCGGAAGCGGCTGCGGGTGCGTCCGTCGACCGTGACGTCGGCGCGCAGGAAGCTGTTGAAGCGGTAGCCGATGCCGCCGCCGTAGCCGTCGGTGTTGCCGAGGCGGAAGCCGACGAGCTTGGCGCCCTCGGTGCCCGGCAGCGTGTCGTCCTTCGGGTGGCGGAAGTCGCTCGCCGTGTAGTCGCCGCGCAGGTACCAGCCCGAGCCGACCTCGACGGGCGCGGCGAGCGGCGGGGGCGGAGGGGGCGGGGGCGGCAGCAGGTCGGCGGCGACCGCCGGCGCGCCGAGCAGGCCGAGCCCGAGGACCGCGACCGGGAAGCAGTGACCGAACCGTGCCATGGGCGACCTTTCCTGCCCCTTCGACTCCTCGGCCGGGGCGTACTTCGCGAGGTGTCGGGCCGGTCGGCCCGATAAAGACATGTAAGGCCGGAAGGTTAGCGGCCGCTTAACCCTAACGCGCCGCCGGATCCGCCTCCGGCGCGAACGCGCACTGGAGGCGGAACGATCGTCAGTACTTGCGCACCAGCGGCATCATCGGGGGCGGCGGCGGCTCGTAGGCGGCGGCGAGGACCGGCGCACCGAACATCCAGCGCATGCCGAGCTTGATGTCGTGCGCCTCGATGTCCTTGACCTTGATCGGGGTCAGCGTGCTGCCGCAGAAGCAGTTCAGCACGCCGGTGCTGCCCTCGCCGAGGTTGAGGTAGCGGTAGGCCAGTTCGAGCTTGAGGTTCGGCGTCACCGCGTAGGACAGACCGGCATGCAGCGCCCAGGCGAAGCTCGTCTTCGTCTGGTTCTTGTAGCTGCCGCCGCTGATGTTCTGGTAGCCGGTCTTCCCCCAGTCCGGATAGTCCGCGTAGGAGTAGCTGCCGTTGATCTGGCTCGAATCCGACACGCCGGAGAAGTGGTGGAACGCCGCGCCGACGCCGGCGCCGACGAACGGCACGAAGCCGTAATAGTTGCCGAGATCGGCGTAGCCGTTCACCAGGACGACGGCCGACGAGTAGTTGCCGGCGGTGGTCTCGTAGGTGTTGTCGTAATGGTCGCGGCGCAGGCCGTTATCGTCGTAGGTCGAGTACTTCGACTTGATCCGGTCGTTGGCACGGAAGCCGCTGGAGAAGCGGTACTCGCCGGTGACGTCGCCGCGCAGCCAGGAATTGAACTGGTAGCCGACACCGATGCCGGCGAAGCCGCCGCCGCCGAGATCGGTGTTGTAGTAATCGACCACGTCCGGGCTCGGCGCGGTCGACAGCTTCGGCCGGGTGTAGATGCTGGCGCCGACGTCGCCGCGCAGGTACCAGCCGCCGGCGAACTCCACCGGCGGGGGCGGCAGCGGCGGGGGCGGAGGCGGCAGGAGGTCGGCGGCGTGAACGAGCCCCGGCGCGGCCACGCTCGCAGCGAGCGTGAAGATGCGCGCCAGCGCGAGTGGCTTGCTGCGGCCCATGACGGTTCCTTGCTGTGAAGGGCCGCTGATGACGGAGGGCGGCCGTTCCGGAAGACGTCACGACTTTCACCGCGTTCGGTAAACCTGCGCTTAACGTTAAGCCTCACGGCTGAGAAAGTGTTGCTTCCGATGTTTTCGCGCCGGTGAAGACACGGGCCCCGCGCGTGCCGGTGCGCGCAGAGCGGTCCGCGCTGCGCGCACCGGCTGCGGCGCGGACGTCGGGAGGCGGGCGGGACGAAGGCGGCCTGCCGCCGTCCCGCCGGCGCGATTGGATCAGGCCGCGACCTTGCGCAGCGCCTCGACCACGTCGTCGACCACCCGCACCACGAGGTCGCGGTCGTCGCCCTCGGCCATCACGCGGATCACCGGCTCGGTCCCGGACGGGCGGATGACGAGGCGGCCGCCCTCGCCCAGGCGCTGGCGGGCGCCCTCGATGGCGGTGACGACGCTGTCCTGGCGCAGCGGCTCGCCGCCGAGGCCGTAGCGCACGTTCTTGAGCACCTGCGGCAGCGGGTCGAAGCAGTGGCAGACCTCGCTCACCGGGCGCTGCTGGCGCTGGACCACCGAGAGGAGCTGGAGCGCCGCCACCAGCCCGTCGCCAGTGGTGGCGTAGTCCGACATGATGATGTGGCCGGACTGCTCGCCGCCGAGGTTGTAGCCGTGCTCGCGCATGTGCTCGAGCACGTAGCGGTCGCCGACGGCGGTGCGGACCATGCCGAGCCCCAGGCCCCCGAGATAGCGCTCGAGGCCGAGGTTCGACATGATCGTCGTCACGACCCCGGGACGGGTCAGGCGGGCATCCTCCTGCCATGAGCGGGCGACCACCGCCATCAGCTGGTCGCCGTCGACCCGCTGGCCCTTCTCGTCGACGACGAGCACCCGGTCGGCGTCGCCATCGAGCGCGATGCCGATATCGGCGCGCAGCTCGCGCACCTTGGCGACGAGGGCCTCCGGCGCGGTCGAGCCGACGTCGCGGTTGATGTTGAAGCCGTCCGGCTCGGTGCCGATGGCGATCACCTCGGCGCCGAGCTCCCACAGGGTCTCGGGCGCGACCCGGTAGGCGGCGCCGTTGGCGCAATCGACCACCACCCGCAGGCCGTCGAGGGTCAGGTTGCGCGGGAGCGTGCGCTTGGCGAACTCGATGTAGCGAGCATGCACGCTCTCGATGCGCTTGGCGCGGCCGAGATCGTGGGAGCCCGCGAGCTTCGTCGTCACGTCGGCCTCGATCAGGCGCTCGATCTCGCGCTCGACTTCGTCGGAGAGCTTGAAACCGTCGGGGCCGAAGATCTTGATGCCGTTATCCTCGAACGGATTGTGCGAGGCCGAGATCATCACCCCGATATCGGCCCGCATCGAGCGGGTCAGCATCGCGACGGCCGGCGTCGGCATCGGGCCGAGCAGCAGCACGTCCATTCCCACCGAGGTGAAGCCCGCCACCAACGCGGTCTCGATCATGTAGCCCGAGAGGCGGGTATCCTTGCCGATCACCACCCGGTGGCGATGGTCCCCGCGCTGGAACACGAGCCCGGCGGCTTGTCCCACCTTGAGCGCGAGTTCCGGCGTGATCACGCCGTTGGCCCGGCCCCGGATGCCGTCGGTCCCGAAATACTTGCGCACGGTCGTCAACTCCCTGTCCCGTCCCGGGCCACTTGTGCCCGCCGTCGCGCGGCCCCGCGCAAGGCCAGTGCCGCCCGTTGCCGCACGCGGTCGCACCGGGTTTGGGTTATTTTGAGGCTCGCCGGCAACGACAAGGGGCGGCGGGAGTGATCCCGCCGCCCCTCGTGACGAAAACCGACCGGTGTGGATTCCGGGTCTCAAGCCTGCGGCTGGGGCTCGTAGCCGCCGTCGTTCTCCCGCGGCCGGCCGCGGCCGGCGGAGGGGACCGGCGAGCCGCGGGTCGGGTTGGTCGGGTAGTCGCCGGAATCGCGCACCGGGGGCTTGCCGTTGATGAGGTCGCGGATCTCGTCGCCCGACAAGGTCTCGTACTCGAGCAGGCCGCGGGCCAGCGCCTCGAGGTCGTCGCGGCGCTCGTCGAGGATGCGGCGGGCATCCTGCAGGCCGGCCTCGACCAGGCGGCGGACCTCGGCGTCGATCTTCTGGGCGGTGGCCTCCGACACGTTCTGCTGCCGGTTGACCTGCATGCCGAGGAAGACCTCGTCGTTGTTCTCGCCGTAGGCGACGGTGCCGAGCTCGGGGCTGAAGCCCCAGCGGGTCACCATCATGCGGGCGAGCCGGGTCGCCTGCTCGATGTCCGACTGGGCGCCGGAGGTGACCTTGTCGTGGCCGAAGATCATCTCCTCGGCGACGCGGCCGCCCATCATGATGGCGAGGCGCGAGGTCATCTGCTCGAAGGACATCGACAGCTTGTCGCGCTCCGGCAGCTGCATGACCATGCCGAGCGCCCGGCCGCGCGGGATGATCGTCGCCTTGTGGACGGGATCGGTCGCCGGGACGTTGAAGGCCACGATGGCGTGGCCGCCCTCGTGATAGGCGGTGAGCCGCTTCTCGTCCTCGGTCATGACGAGGGTGCGCCGCTCGGCGCCCATCATCACCTTGTCCTTCGCGTCCTCGAACTCGTGCATCGTCACGATGCGCTTGCCGCGGCGGGCCGCCAGCAGGGCCGCCTCGTTGACGAGGTTCATCAGGTCGGCGCCCGAGAAGCCGGGCGTGCCGCGGGCGATCACCTTCAGGTCGACGTCGGGCGAGAGCGGGACCTTGCGGACGTGGACGCGCAGGATGCGCTCGCGGCCGATCACGTCCGGGTTCGGCACGATGATCTGGCGGTCGAAGCGGCCCGGGCGCAGCAGCGCGGGGTCGAGCACGTCGGGGCGGTTGGTCGCCGCGATGATGATGATGCCCTCGTTGGCCTCGAAGCCGTCCATCTCGACGAGGAGCTGGTTGAGGGTCTGCTCGCGCTCGTCGTTGCCGCCCCCTAAGCCCGCGCCGCGATGGCGGCCGACGGCGTCGATCTCGTCGATGAAGATGATGCAGGGCGCGTTCTTCTTCGCCTGGTCGAACATGTCGCGGACGCGGCTGGCGCCGACGCCGACGAACATCTCGACGAAGTCCGAGCCCGAGATGGTGAAGAACGGCACGTTGGCCTCGCCCGCGACCGCCCGGGCGATCAGGGTCTTGCCGGTGCCGGGGGGGCCGACCAGCAGCACGCCGCGCGGGATGCGGCCGCCGAGGCGCTGGAACTTCTGCGGGTCGCGCAGGAACTCGACGATCTCCTGCAGGTCCTCCTTGGCCTCGTCGACGCCCGCCACGTCCTCGAAGGTGACGCGGCCGTGGGCCTCGGTCAGGAGCTTCGCCTTGGACTTGCCGAAGCCCATGGCCCGGCCGGCGCCGGACTGCATCTGGCGCGACAGGAAGATCCAGGCGCCGATGAACACCAGGATCGGCAGCCAGTTGACGAGCAGCGCGATGAACCACGGGGTGTTGTCGGAGGGCGGACGGGCCGTGATGGTCACGCCCTTGCCCTGGAGCTTCGACACCAGCGAGGGGTCGTTCGGCGCGTAGGTCGTGAAGGTGCCGCCGCTCGTGTAGGTGCCGCTCACCTCCTGGCCGGAGATGACCACGTTCTGGATGCGGCCCGCCTCGGCGTCGTTCAGGAGCTGGCTGTAGGCGATCTCCCCGCCTCCCGAGCGGTGACCCGGATTCTGGAACAGGGTCACGAGGGCCAGCACCAGCAGGAAGATGACGACCCACAGGGCGAAATTGCGGAAGTTGGGGTTCATCGAAAGGTCAATCCCTGAGGAGCGCGGCGCCGCGCGGGCGTGCTGGGGTGGGCACCGGCACTCGGACCGCAATGTAGGCACCCGCCGGAGGCTTGCCAAGTAATCGCCCGCGCCTGCGGCGCCGCGCGCCCCGCCGCACCGTCATTCCATCCGGGACCGGACGCGGCGCGGCGGCTCGGGCGCCAGGGTCAGGCGGCCGCCCCCGGTCGAGAACAGGAGGCCCGCGACGGTGCGCCGGCAGGGGCGGCCCTCCCGCAGGGCCGGCAGGACGGCCTCGAGGACCACCCGCTCCAGGCGCTCCAGCCGCGGCGGGTAGGGCGAGGGCGCGTCCGCCGCCCCCTGCGCCGCCTCGGCGTGCAGGGCCGCGACCGCGAGGCCGGCGACCCGCAGGGCGACCGCCTCCGGCAGCGCCGCGAGGCCGGGGCCGTCGAGGACGAGGCGCCCCTCCCCGCCGGGCGCGTCGCGCCGGAGGTCGCGCAGGGCCGCGGCGGCAGCACCGCTCAAGGCGGCCTCGTCGCGGCGCAGGCGCGCGGAGAGGCGGGCGAGGCGGGAAGCGGTGAGCCCCTCCGCGGCGAGCAGCGGCAGCAGCCCGCGCAGCCGGGCGCGGCCGAAGCGCGGATCGACGTTCGAGGGATCGCGCACGAACGGCCACTCCCGCGCCTCGCAGGTCGCGACGAGGCGCGCCTTGGGCACGCCGAGGAACGGCCGGGCGAGGGTGAGCCCGCCGAGGGCGCGGGAGGGCGCCATGCCGGCGAGGCCGGCCGGCCCCGAGCCGGCGCACAGGCGCATCAGCACGGTCTCGGCCTGGTCGTCGAGGGTGTGGGCGGTGAGGACGAGGTCGGCTCCGACCTCGCGGGCGAGGCCGGCGAGCAGGCCGTAGCGCGCCGCCCGGGCCGCCTCCTGGATCCGCGCCGCCGGCTTCGCGCCGGTCCAGGCGAGGCGGCGATGGGCCAGGCCGAGGCGGGCGGCGAGAGCGGCCACGCCCTGCGCCTCGGCCTCGGATCCCGGCCGCAGGCCATGGTCGACGGTGGCGACGACGAGCGGAACCCCCGCCGGACCGAGGGCGGCGCAGCCCATCAGGGCCGTCGAGTCGGGGCCGCCGGAGACCGCCAGCACGGCGCCGCGGAACGGCGCGCCCGGCCCGATCCAGGGCGCGAGGAGGCGCCTTCCCTCCTCCGGGTCGAGCGGTCCGTCCGCGAGAGGTTCGTCCGCGGACGGCCCGTCGGGGCGGCTCACCCCGCGCCGCTCACGCGGCGCAGCGCGCGCGCCGCTGCTCCCGGTCGACGCCCTGCTTCACGGTCGAGGAGGCCTGCGGGAACTTGCGCTCCAGCTCGGCCAGGGTGGCGCAGGCCTGCTCGCGGGCGCCGAGCGCGTTGAGCGAGGCGCCGAGCTTCAGCATCGCGTCGGGCGCCTTGCGCGAGCGGGCGTAGTCGGTCGAGACCTTCAGGAACTGCTCGGCCGCCTCGCGGGTGCGGTTGCGCTGGAGGTAGCTCTCGCCGAGCCAGTAGGTCGCGTCCGGCACCAGCCCGTCGCGGGGATGCGACTGGATGAACTGGCGCAGGCTCATCTCGGCCTGCTCGTACTGGCGCTGCAGCACGTAGGCGTAGGCGGCCTCGTAATCGGCCTTGGCGTCGCCGGTGCCGGTGGCGGCGACGCTGGCGGAGGGCCGCGGCGCCGGGGCCGGAGCGGCGGCGGCCGGCCGGGACGGCGGGCGCAGGTCGACCGGCTCGCCGTAATCGGGGGTCTCGTCTTCGATCGCCGCGCGGGGCGGGGCGAGGGCCGCGGTGGCGCCCGGCGTCGCGGGGGCGGCCGCCGCCGCCCGGGGCGCCTGGGACGGCGTGGTGGCACCGAGCGCCTGGGGAGCGCCCGGGGCGCCCGGGTTCTGCGAGGGATCGAAGGCGTCGCTGCGCTTCTGGGGCTTCGGCTGCGGGGTCGCGGCCGCCGGGCGCTGCCCGCCCTTCGACTCCTGGAAGCGGAACTCGACGTCCTCTTGGAACTTGCGCAGCTGCTCCTTGAGCTGGCGGTTCTCGTACTGGAGCGACTCGATCTGGCCCGCCATCTGGCGCGACTGGTTCTCCAGCCGGTTGAGGCGCACCACGAACTCGGCGGCATCCTGGGCCGCGGCCGGGCACGCGGCGACGAGGGCCAGCCCGGACACGGCGAGGGCGGGGGCGAGGAGCAGGCGGCGAAGCATGGCGGGGCGCATCACGGCTCGGGTCGGGCGGCAGGTCCGCACTCGGGAGCGCGGGTTAGCAGATGCCGCGGCTCCCGGCAAAAGGAACGGCGAGCGTTGCGCCCCCGACCTCGCGGAAATCGGCGCGCCGGGAACGCGGGCGCCGCCCCTCCCCGGCCGTCACGCCGCCGCGAACAGCGCCCGCGCCCGCTCCACCAGTTGCGCCGCCGCGTGCGCCGGATAGGGCTCGCGGGTGCCGTGCCCCCAGACCGGCCCGGGCCAGGCGGGATCTGACAGGAACCGGCCGACCACGTGGACGTGGAGTTGCGCCACCACGTTGCCGAGCGCGCCGACATTCACCTTGTCGGGCTTGGCGAGCGCCTGCATCACCCCGACGGCGAGGCGCGTCTCCTCCATCAGCCGGGCGGCGTCCCCGGGCGACAGGTCGGTGATCTCGGAGACGCCCGCGCGGCGCGGCACCAGGACGAGCCAGGGGAAGCGCTTGTCGTCGAGGAGCAGCACGCTCGAGAGGGCGAGGTCGCCGAGCGCGATGGTATCGGCGGAGAGCCGCGGGTCGAGGGCGAAGTCGGTCATGCGGGGAGGTCGGTCATGCGAATCCGTCAATGCGCCATCAGCACCGGCATGGTGGCGTGCGCGAGGATGTGGCTGGTGGCGCCGCCGAAGATCATCTGGCGCAGGCGGCTCTGGGTGTAGGCGCCCTTGACGAGGAGGTCGCAGCCGATCTCCTGGGCCTCGGTGAGGAAGATCTCGCCGGGGGTGCGGCGGCCGGCGGCCAGCGTGCGCCCCTGCGCCGACAGGCCCTCGCGGTTGAGGGCGGCGGCCAGCTCCTCGGCGCTCGGGCCCGGCACCATGCCGGCATCGACGCCCAGCACCTCGATCCGCGTCGCCTGGCGCAGGAACGGCGCCGCGAAGGCGACCGCGCGGGCGGTCTCGGTCGAGCCGTTCCAGGCGATCACCACGGTCTCGCCGATGCTCCCGGGCGGGGTCGGCGGGGCGATCACCAGGGGGCGCCCGCTCTCGAACAGCACCGCCTCGAGGGTCGTCATGCGCGGCGCGCCCTCGCCGCCGCCGGGCCGGCCGACGATGGTGGCGCCGAACAGGCGGGCGTGCTGGGCGAGGTAGCCGTCGCCGGGGGGCGCGTCGGGCAGCCAGCGCCAGCGCGGGCCGGTCCTGGCCGCGTCGGCGCTGTCGCGGGCGATGGCGTGGCGCTCCATCGCGGCGGTGAACAGGCCGCCGCAATCGCGCGCCTCGACGAGGTCGGTCTCCTCGTCGCGCACCCAGGTCATGCCCCCGACCATGTCGACGGGCACGTATTCGGCGAGCGCCGGGCGCAGGCCGAACCCCTCGATGCTGGCGCCGAAGCGTCGCGCCATGAGCACGGCGGTGTCGAGCACCGAGTCGAGCAGGGTGTGGCGGGCGACCGGAACGAGGAGCGTCTTCATGGCGGCGCACTCACCTCAGGAGCCTCGGGACGAACGACGCGATAGCATCACGCCGGCCTCCGCCCTGTCCAGGGGGGCCCCGGGGTCAATCCCCGGCAAGGATCGTCCCCGCGGGCCCCTAGGGCCCCGCCGGCGCCCCGACCTCGCCGCGGCGCGGCTCCGCGTCCCCGGAGGGCTCGCCCTCGGGAGATCCGGCTTCCGGGGATTCCCCGTCGGGAGACTCGCCCTCGGGCGACTCGCCTTCGGGAGGCTTGGCCTGGCTGCAGGCGCCCCCGGCGCCGTCCTGGCCGCCCGGGGCGCAGGTCTCCTCGAGCCACAGCGCCATCATCAGGGCGAGGCCGGCCGGCACGGCGAGCGCCAGGAAGGCCCAGGTCCAGCCGAGATGCAGCGCGAGCAGGCCCCCGACCCAGCCGGAGAGCGCGCCGCCGACGCCCTGCACCGCCGCGACGGTGCCGAGCGCGGTCTGGGTGCGGCCCGAGCCCCAGGTGAGGTCGGCCACCACCACCGGCACCGCGACGCCGATCACGCCGGAGGCGACGCCGTCCAGCACCTCGGCGAGCACCAGCCAGTATGGATCGGACAGGAAGGCGGAGAGCAGCGCGCGCGCCGGCAGCACCGCACAGGCGACGAGGAGGAGCTGGCGCCGGCCGCGCCGGTCGGCGAGCGAGCCGGCGAAGAGCGCGACCGGGATCATCACCGCCTGGGCGACGATGACGTAGCGCGCGGTCCAGCCGGTGCCGTCCTGTCCGGACGCGACGAGCTTCTGGCCGAGCAGGCTCAGCATCGAGCCGTTGGCGAGGTTGAACAAGGCGAGCGCGCCCGAGAGGATCAGCAGGCGCCGGTCGGACAGGACCTTCAGGACGGCGGAGCGCTCCGGCTTGTCGTCCGGGTCGTCCTCCTTCCAGCCGACGGCGCGGCGGCCGTTGTAGGATTTCCCGGGCGTCGTCAGCGCCGCCACGATGGCGCAGGCGGAGAGGCCGCCCAGCACCCAGAAGGCGATGCTCGGGCCCATGTACGGTGTGCCGAAGCTGATCGCGAGGGCGGCGCCCAGGATGCCGACGTGGTTCCAGGCCTGGTTGCGGCCCTGCTGCTTCGGGAAGGCCTGCTTGCCGACCATGCCGAGGGTCAGCGCCGTCACGGCCGGCACCACCAGGGTGCCGCCGGCCGCGGCGATGAACTGGGCGACGAGCACCGTCATGAAGGCGCGGGCCGGCAGCAGCAGGAGTGTCCCGACGAGGATCGCCGCGCAGGCCGCCGCGATCAGCATCCGGGGCCGGCCGAGCCGGTCGACGAGCGCCCCGAGGGGCCCGCTCAGGGCGAGGGTCGCGAAGCCCACGATGGTGGTGACGAGGCCGACCTGGCTCGGACCCCAATGCGCGGCCTGCGCCAGCCAGGTGCCGAGGAAGGGGCCGAGCCCGCCCTGGATGTCGCCGACGAAGACGTTGATCAGGGCGAGGTGGGTCGTGGGATTCATCAACGCGGAGGCGCTCCGGCTAGTCCGTCCGGGTCTTTCGCCCGTTCGGGTCTCTCGAGGGACCCAGACGGACCAACGCGCCTGAACGGGGAATGATCGTGTCCTGACGGTTATGCTCTCCCCGAGCATGTTTCGCCGAGCGTGTTTCGCCGAGCACGTCTCGCCCCGCGGGGCCCCGTCGCGACGGGGCGGCGCAGGTCACGGGCTCGGCACCGCGCAGGCCGCGGCGAGGCGGGCGAGCATCGGGTCGGGGATGCCCATGGCGACGAGCTGGTCGTGGGTGTGGCGGACGTAGTCCGGGTTGGCGCCCGAGCGGCCGAGGCCCTGGCGCACCAGCCGCACCAGCTCGGCCTCCGGCAGGCGGCCGGCATATTGCGGGTGACGGCGGTCGACGAGGTAGGTCACCGCCTGGATGCTCCGCCCGTCGTCGAGGGTGACGCCGAGCACCCGCTCGACGTAGACCGCCGTGACCTGCTCGCGCTCGCGCAGGTAGCCGAGCGTGGCGGCGGCCTGCGGCCCCGCGACCCGGAAGGCCATGCCGCGGCAGGAGCCGCCGCGGTCGAGCCCGAGCACCAGGCCCGGCCGCTCCGGCGTGCCGCGATGGACGTGCGAGAGCACGCAGAGCGAGCGGTGATAGCCGCGCAGGCGGCCCGCAAGGCTCTCGACGAAGGGAAAGCCCGGCCGCCACATCAGCGAGCCGTAGCCGAACACCCAGAGATCCGACGGTTCCCCCGCCTCCATCGCGCCACGCCCCCCATTTCCTCCCGGCCGGAAGT
The sequence above is drawn from the Methylobacterium terrae genome and encodes:
- a CDS encoding outer membrane protein, whose product is MRFAIFGVLVGLGMAAPVTVRAADLDFGVLRGGSYEPAAAPSLANWEGIYVGGHGGWSSASFGFGDVFRDPVAQALRATAIETTLGASGLMHARDMRRDGTSFGAFAGVNYQFDDTVVGVELDYTHLGLTGRSSDAINRYQIDSAGYLRGAKLSGDASTRMDDYATLRARVGYAIGDFLPFVTGGFAIGRAQIAQTVAVRGYEYDQAAYRSNQTADPSQRVYVNNYGYKTFLQNDPGSSVLAAPDIFRPTKEKIVGGIAAGAGIEYAITPNLILRAEYQYVLFNDFDGHKLNLNTVRGGAAVKF
- a CDS encoding outer membrane protein, translated to MARFGHCFPVAVLGLGLLGAPAVAADLLPPPPPPPPPLAAPVEVGSGWYLRGDYTASDFRHPKDDTLPGTEGAKLVGFRLGNTDGYGGGIGYRFNSFLRADVTVDGRTRSRFRDYSSRTNFVEGFNTEAGKLDVLTGLFNVYVDLGTWWGFTPYVGAGVGMASKRFHDAWTGTTCFTTACGSGVDGAYRIGAQGFDARANHTAVGLAWAAMAGISYEIGAGVSIDANYRYLEVGKARTGFDAYNQNTRIKDIAANEFRVGLRWAFGNGLALPGLGGLAY
- a CDS encoding outer membrane protein, with protein sequence MGRSKPLALARIFTLAASVAAPGLVHAADLLPPPPPPLPPPPVEFAGGWYLRGDVGASIYTRPKLSTAPSPDVVDYYNTDLGGGGFAGIGVGYQFNSWLRGDVTGEYRFSSGFRANDRIKSKYSTYDDNGLRRDHYDNTYETTAGNYSSAVVLVNGYADLGNYYGFVPFVGAGVGAAFHHFSGVSDSSQINGSYSYADYPDWGKTGYQNISGGSYKNQTKTSFAWALHAGLSYAVTPNLKLELAYRYLNLGEGSTGVLNCFCGSTLTPIKVKDIEAHDIKLGMRWMFGAPVLAAAYEPPPPPMMPLVRKY
- the glmM gene encoding phosphoglucosamine mutase, with the protein product MRKYFGTDGIRGRANGVITPELALKVGQAAGLVFQRGDHRHRVVIGKDTRLSGYMIETALVAGFTSVGMDVLLLGPMPTPAVAMLTRSMRADIGVMISASHNPFEDNGIKIFGPDGFKLSDEVEREIERLIEADVTTKLAGSHDLGRAKRIESVHARYIEFAKRTLPRNLTLDGLRVVVDCANGAAYRVAPETLWELGAEVIAIGTEPDGFNINRDVGSTAPEALVAKVRELRADIGIALDGDADRVLVVDEKGQRVDGDQLMAVVARSWQEDARLTRPGVVTTIMSNLGLERYLGGLGLGMVRTAVGDRYVLEHMREHGYNLGGEQSGHIIMSDYATTGDGLVAALQLLSVVQRQQRPVSEVCHCFDPLPQVLKNVRYGLGGEPLRQDSVVTAIEGARQRLGEGGRLVIRPSGTEPVIRVMAEGDDRDLVVRVVDDVVEALRKVAA
- the ftsH gene encoding ATP-dependent zinc metalloprotease FtsH, which gives rise to MNPNFRNFALWVVIFLLVLALVTLFQNPGHRSGGGEIAYSQLLNDAEAGRIQNVVISGQEVSGTYTSGGTFTTYAPNDPSLVSKLQGKGVTITARPPSDNTPWFIALLVNWLPILVFIGAWIFLSRQMQSGAGRAMGFGKSKAKLLTEAHGRVTFEDVAGVDEAKEDLQEIVEFLRDPQKFQRLGGRIPRGVLLVGPPGTGKTLIARAVAGEANVPFFTISGSDFVEMFVGVGASRVRDMFDQAKKNAPCIIFIDEIDAVGRHRGAGLGGGNDEREQTLNQLLVEMDGFEANEGIIIIAATNRPDVLDPALLRPGRFDRQIIVPNPDVIGRERILRVHVRKVPLSPDVDLKVIARGTPGFSGADLMNLVNEAALLAARRGKRIVTMHEFEDAKDKVMMGAERRTLVMTEDEKRLTAYHEGGHAIVAFNVPATDPVHKATIIPRGRALGMVMQLPERDKLSMSFEQMTSRLAIMMGGRVAEEMIFGHDKVTSGAQSDIEQATRLARMMVTRWGFSPELGTVAYGENNDEVFLGMQVNRQQNVSEATAQKIDAEVRRLVEAGLQDARRILDERRDDLEALARGLLEYETLSGDEIRDLINGKPPVRDSGDYPTNPTRGSPVPSAGRGRPRENDGGYEPQPQA